AAAACTTTCAACTTTTAAATCAGCAGTTTCTTCATTGGCTGATGCTACGGCTTTTGCAAAAAGAAAAGTTGTAGGAAGCATTACAGATAATCCACCGGCAAGTTTAGTGGTTGATAGTGGCGTGGCTTTACAGAGTATGAAAATCAATGTTACTCAACTAGCACAAAAAGATGTTTATCAAAGTAAAGGTCTAGAAAATGATATGGGTTATGTTAATTCTAACTTAGAGTCTCCTGTATCTTTTACGCTTTTTCAAAAAGATAAAGCCTATACAATTACTGTAGATAAAAATACTACTTATAAAGACTTAGCCGATAAAATCAACACTGCAACAGGTGGAGAAATCACTGCTAAAATCGTAAACACCGGAGAAAAAGATACTCCTTATAGGCTCACTTTAACCAGCAAAGAAACAGGCGAAGATAGTGCGATAAGTTTTTTTGATGGAACAAAGAATGAAGATGGAAAATATGTTAGCAATGAAAATGCTACAAAAATTTTTGAAAATCTTGGTTGGAAATTAGATAAAAAAGATGCTGGTAATGAGCCTATTGATCCAAAAGATTTTAAAGGTTTTGGCATTGTAGATGATGAAGAAAATCCTTTGCATATCCAAAAAGCGCAAAATGCCGAATTTACGCTTGATGGTATTAAAATGACAAGACCTAGTAATACTATTACTGATTTGGGTGTGGGTTTAACTCTTACCTTAAATACAACAGGCGAAATTAATTTTGATGTGCAACAAGATACAGAAGCCATTACTACAGCTATGCAAGAGATGGTTGATGCTTATAATGATTTGGTTTTAAATTTAAATGCAGCAACAGATTTTAATGCCGAAACTGGGACAAAAGGAACTTTGCAAGGGGTAAGCGAAGTTAATAGTATTCGTTCAAAAATTATCGCAGATCTTTTTCAAAGTCAAAGTGTTACAGGTAGTGTTTTAGATGAAGATGGAAATAAAATTTCTGCTACCGTAATGCTTTCTATGCAAGACTTTGGCTTGACTATGAGTGAGTCTGGTACTTTATCTTTTGATGCTTCTGCTTTTGAGTCTAAATTTAAAGAAAATCCTGAAATGGCAGAAAGCTTTTTTTCAGGTATTACTCAATATGAAGATATCAATCATAC
This genomic interval from Campylobacter sp. CCS1377 contains the following:
- the fliD gene encoding flagellar filament capping protein FliD; the protein is MAFGSLSSLGFGSGVLTQDIIDQLKKADEAARLTPYTSKIEENTAKQKDLTEIITKLSTFKSAVSSLADATAFAKRKVVGSITDNPPASLVVDSGVALQSMKINVTQLAQKDVYQSKGLENDMGYVNSNLESPVSFTLFQKDKAYTITVDKNTTYKDLADKINTATGGEITAKIVNTGEKDTPYRLTLTSKETGEDSAISFFDGTKNEDGKYVSNENATKIFENLGWKLDKKDAGNEPIDPKDFKGFGIVDDEENPLHIQKAQNAEFTLDGIKMTRPSNTITDLGVGLTLTLNTTGEINFDVQQDTEAITTAMQEMVDAYNDLVLNLNAATDFNAETGTKGTLQGVSEVNSIRSKIIADLFQSQSVTGSVLDEDGNKISATVMLSMQDFGLTMSESGTLSFDASAFESKFKENPEMAESFFSGITQYEDINHTGDLIKEGSLKDFVGEGKDGIAFKSGDFKIVYNYETYDFSKTPSGEPFVLKGETEEEMLQNLVNHINSFRIEGLEAKLEEYNQNGEKGYKIKFKGSGGSDFAIEGNEEFLKRFGLSKTSIIAKPVEGLGVFSKLKETLEGIVGSNGSLTKYDESLTQDTKALTKSKEATQALIDTRYETMANQFLQYEVILNNLNTQLNTITQMINAANNSNQ